A genomic window from Lotus japonicus ecotype B-129 chromosome 1, LjGifu_v1.2 includes:
- the LOC130733356 gene encoding putative disease resistance protein RGA1, which yields MLELSNYTDELLRSLSGFNGLTSLWLYAGDVDLTSFPVGTLSSLRTLRIYSSEVLKELPNELFKNLNNLDHLQIVYCRKLESLPEQGWEGLRSLRTLQIWDCGELKSLPDGVRHLTSLQLLSIAFCPALAERCKEGTGEDWDKIAHVPNLI from the coding sequence ATGCTCGAGTTAAGTAATTATACCGATGAGTTACTGAGGTCACTCTCAGGTTTCAATGGCCTTACCTCCCTTTGGCTTTACGCTGGCGATGTAGACCTGACATCCTTCCCGGTGGGAACATTGTCTTCTCTTCGGACTCTGCGGATATATAGTTCCGAGGTATTGAAGGAATTACCAAATGAACTCTTCAAGAACCTCAACAATTTGGACCATCTGCAAATCGTTTATTGTAGGAAGCTGGAGTCTTTACCAGAGCAAGGGTGGGAAGGTCTCCGCTCCCTTCGAACTCTGCAGATTTGGGATTGTGGTGAATTGAAATCCTTGCCGGATGGTGTTCGACACCTCACTTCACTCCAGCTTTTGAGTATTGCGTTCTGCCCAGCATTAGCCGAGAGGTGTAAAGAGGGAACAGGGGAGGATTGGGACAAGATAGCGCACGTTCCCAATTTGATTTGA